One genomic window of Arachis stenosperma cultivar V10309 chromosome 10, arast.V10309.gnm1.PFL2, whole genome shotgun sequence includes the following:
- the LOC130956259 gene encoding GATA transcription factor 12-like: MEAQELFEQQQDNNAPSSEHFMVEEFFDFSNEEAATAPFIPNTTTTNSTHSSPTALDSINSSSTNPNFLTADLSVPYDDLAELEWLSNFTEESFSSEDLQRMQLISGIKARSDTEAREFHHQVEPNRANSILNPQLSVPAKARSKRSRGPTCNWNSRLLVVSPTTSSSQPEPMALPKKPVARKKDSRDEEGEGRKCLHCATDKTPQWRTGPMGPKTLCNACGVRYKSGRLVPEYRPAASPTFVLTKHSNSHRKVLELRRQKEMMRAQQQHQQQLLHHHHHQSIMFDVSSNGQDYLIHQQLGPHFGHLI; the protein is encoded by the exons ATGGAAGCTCAAGAGTTGTTTGAGCAGCAGCAAGACAATAATGCTCCGAGTTCTGAGCATTTCATGGTTGAGGAATTCTTTGATTTCTCGAACGAAGAAGCAGCTACTGCTCCGTTTATTcccaacaccaccaccaccaactcCACCCACTCCTCCCCCACTGCCCTAGACAGCATCAATTCCTCTTCCACGAACCCCAATTTCCTGACCGCCGACCTCTCCGTCCCG TACGATGATCTTGCTGAACTGGAATGGTTATCCAATTTCACCGAGGAATCATTTTCGAGCGAGGACCTGCAGAGGATGCAGCTCATATCAGGCATAAAGGCCCGAAGCGACACCGAGGCCCGTGAATTCCACCACCAAGTCGAGCCCAACCGAGCCAACTCAATACTCAACCCACAACTGTCGGTTCCAGCTAAGGCCCGAAGCAAGCGCTCGCGTGGGCCTACATGCAACTGGAACTCCCGCCTCCTCGTGGTGTCCCCAACCACATCATCTTCCCAGCCCGAGCCCATGGCTCTTCCCAAGAAACCCGTGGCAAGGAAGAAGGACAGCAGAGATGAAGAAGGGGAGGGCAGGAAGTGCCTGCATTGCGCAACAGACAAGACACCTCAGTGGCGGACAGGGCCCATGGGCCCAAAGACATTGTGCAATGCATGCGGAGTGAGATATAAGTCGGGCCGGCTGGTGCCTGAGTATAGGCCGGCTGCCAGCCCGACTTTCGTGCTGACTAAGCACTCAAACTCGCACCGGAAGGTTCTGGAGTTGCGGCGCCAAAAGGAGATGATGCGGGCCCAGCAACAACATCAGCAGCAACTGCTtcatcatcaccatcaccaGAGCATCATGTTTGATGTCTCATCCAACGGTCAGGATTACTTGATCCATCAACAACTGGGTCCCCATTTTGGCCACCTAATCTAG
- the LOC130956299 gene encoding protein NONRESPONDING TO OXYLIPINS 2, mitochondrial isoform X2, with product MASRYRSLSRPAFTLIKSTLTKPTATPKPSPSLLNTSTSSSSSAALSRSVSRLGCVQSLLPLHSAVSSARLTSCLGVDSRSSRSLSQEMGLGTPR from the exons ATGGCTTCTCGTTACAGATCTCTCTCGCGACCCGCATTTACCCTCATCAAATCCACACTCACCAAACCCACTGCCACGCCAAAGCCCTCACCTTCCCTCCTCAacacttctacttcttcttcttcctccgcCGCACTTTCAAG GTCGGTTTCTCGGCTGGGGTGCGTGCAGTCCCTGCTTCCGCTGCACTCGGCGGTGTCTTCGGCGCGCCTGACGTCTTGCCTCGGCGTTGATTCGAGGAGCTCGAGATCGTTGTCTCAGG AAATGGGTCTCGGCACGCCTCGATAA
- the LOC130956299 gene encoding protein NONRESPONDING TO OXYLIPINS 2, mitochondrial isoform X1 — translation MASRYRSLSRPAFTLIKSTLTKPTATPKPSPSLLNTSTSSSSSAALSRSVSRLGCVQSLLPLHSAVSSARLTSCLGVDSRSSRSLSQGMLCSANPGV, via the exons ATGGCTTCTCGTTACAGATCTCTCTCGCGACCCGCATTTACCCTCATCAAATCCACACTCACCAAACCCACTGCCACGCCAAAGCCCTCACCTTCCCTCCTCAacacttctacttcttcttcttcctccgcCGCACTTTCAAG GTCGGTTTCTCGGCTGGGGTGCGTGCAGTCCCTGCTTCCGCTGCACTCGGCGGTGTCTTCGGCGCGCCTGACGTCTTGCCTCGGCGTTGATTCGAGGAGCTCGAGATCGTTGTCTCAGGGTATGCTCTGCAGTGCCAACCCCGGAGTTTGA